One region of Tamandua tetradactyla isolate mTamTet1 chromosome 6, mTamTet1.pri, whole genome shotgun sequence genomic DNA includes:
- the CD79B gene encoding B-cell antigen receptor complex-associated protein beta chain isoform X2, translating into MAGLALSPGPSSWLLPLLLLLSGGPVPVAKTENLVSRPSGSACSGVWQSPRFVAKKRGSEVEVRCYMDSPNGTVSWLRKREMDSEPQPLAWEPSRFEHEGPFWYTNLTLRGIQFEDNGIYFCQKKCSGAVHRGCGTELRVMGFSSLEQLKRRNTLKDGIIMVQTLLICLFITVPIFLLLDKDDSKAGMEDDHTYEGLDIDQTATYEDIVTLRTGEVKWSVGEHPGQE; encoded by the exons ATGGCTGGGCTGGCGCTGTCTCCGGGGCCCAGCAGCTggctgctgccgctgctgctgctgctttcag GTGGGCCTGTGCCGGTGGCCAAAACAGAGAACCTGGTCTCGAGGCCCTCAG GAAGCGCTTGTTCTGGGGTCTGGCAGAGCCCACGTTTCGTGGCCAAGAAGCGGGGCTCCGAGGTTGAAGTGAGGTGCTACATGGACAGCCCCAACGGCACGGTGAGCTGGCTCCGGAAGCGAGAGATGGACTCGGAGCCCCAGCCGCTGGCCTGGGAGCCCAGCCGCTTTGAGCACGAAGGACCCTTCTGGTACACCAACCTGACCCTCCGTGGCATCCAGTTCGAGGACAACGGCATCTACTTCTGCCAGAAGAAATGCTCCGGGGCCGTGCACAGGGGCTGCGGCACGGAGCTGCGGGTCATGG ggttcAGCTCCCTGGAGCAGCTGAAGCGGCGGAACACCCTGAAGGATGGCATCATCATGGTCCAGACCCTGCTCATCTGCCTCTTCATCACCGTCCCCATCTTCCTGCTGCTGGACAAG GATGACAGCAAGGCTGGGATGGAAGACGACCACACCTATGAG GGCCTAGACATTGACCAGACGGCCACCTACGAGGACATAGTGACCCTGCGGACAGGGGAGGTGAAGTGGTCAGTGGGTGAGCATCCAGGCCAGGAGTAA
- the CD79B gene encoding B-cell antigen receptor complex-associated protein beta chain isoform X1: MAGLALSPGPSSWLLPLLLLLSAGGPVPVAKTENLVSRPSGSACSGVWQSPRFVAKKRGSEVEVRCYMDSPNGTVSWLRKREMDSEPQPLAWEPSRFEHEGPFWYTNLTLRGIQFEDNGIYFCQKKCSGAVHRGCGTELRVMGFSSLEQLKRRNTLKDGIIMVQTLLICLFITVPIFLLLDKDDSKAGMEDDHTYEGLDIDQTATYEDIVTLRTGEVKWSVGEHPGQE, translated from the exons ATGGCTGGGCTGGCGCTGTCTCCGGGGCCCAGCAGCTggctgctgccgctgctgctgctgctttcag caGGTGGGCCTGTGCCGGTGGCCAAAACAGAGAACCTGGTCTCGAGGCCCTCAG GAAGCGCTTGTTCTGGGGTCTGGCAGAGCCCACGTTTCGTGGCCAAGAAGCGGGGCTCCGAGGTTGAAGTGAGGTGCTACATGGACAGCCCCAACGGCACGGTGAGCTGGCTCCGGAAGCGAGAGATGGACTCGGAGCCCCAGCCGCTGGCCTGGGAGCCCAGCCGCTTTGAGCACGAAGGACCCTTCTGGTACACCAACCTGACCCTCCGTGGCATCCAGTTCGAGGACAACGGCATCTACTTCTGCCAGAAGAAATGCTCCGGGGCCGTGCACAGGGGCTGCGGCACGGAGCTGCGGGTCATGG ggttcAGCTCCCTGGAGCAGCTGAAGCGGCGGAACACCCTGAAGGATGGCATCATCATGGTCCAGACCCTGCTCATCTGCCTCTTCATCACCGTCCCCATCTTCCTGCTGCTGGACAAG GATGACAGCAAGGCTGGGATGGAAGACGACCACACCTATGAG GGCCTAGACATTGACCAGACGGCCACCTACGAGGACATAGTGACCCTGCGGACAGGGGAGGTGAAGTGGTCAGTGGGTGAGCATCCAGGCCAGGAGTAA